One Mangifera indica cultivar Alphonso chromosome 4, CATAS_Mindica_2.1, whole genome shotgun sequence genomic region harbors:
- the LOC123213246 gene encoding L-type lectin-domain containing receptor kinase IX.1-like, with the protein MAVPSTKRSFLFQFFVIIILLLVKIRVLRALSFNFSSFRSNGENMTYQRAYPQNQVILLASGTGMFGRAMYYKPLHLWDNATGNLTDFTTRFTFVIDSQNRSSYGDGLTFFLAPQGSMIPVNATRGGSLGLANDDERLYSTSNPFVAVEFDIYENYHDPPGVREHVGIDLNSLQSLKTVKWWSDVKGGRRNDAWINYNSSTKNLTVEFTGFRNGTNVKQYLDYKVDLRLYLPEFVTFGFSGATGNATATHTINSWEFRSSLEDRDSTSTGIAVNPNLSAGRKSSKTGVAVGLGIGGGVLIAGLILVGLGCFGRNKDGKDEEENMDDEFQRGTGPKKFSYKRLASATDNFNDENKLGQGGFGGVYKGFLRDENSYIAVKKVSKESKQGIREYASEVKIISRLRHRNLVQLLGWCHEKKNLLLVYEFMPNGSLDFLLFKGESLLPWELRYKIVQDLASGLLYLHEEWEQCVLHRDIKSSNIMLDSNFNAKLGDFGLATFIDHEKGSHATGLAGTQGYMAPECLKTRKTSKESDVFSFGVVALEIACGRKSIEHQYEEDQVSLVPWVWESYRNKRLLDTADKKLCMNFDKKQMECLILVGLLCAHPDRNQRPSIRQVIKFLNFELALPDLQPSMPASTYVHTLYTAALVDSGHAPSQSLTILR; encoded by the coding sequence ATGGCAGTCCCCAGCACGAAAAGGTCTTTTCTATTTCAATTCTTCGTGATCATCATCTTGTTATTGGTAAAAATTAGAGTGTTGAGGGCTTTATCTTTCAACTTCTCCAGTTTCCGTTCTAATGGGGAAAACATGACATACCAGAGAGCTTACCCACAAAACCAAGTAATTCTGCTTGCCTCAGGAACTGGCATGTTCGGCCGGGCCATGTATTATAAACCTCTGCACCTTTGGGACAATGCCACTGGAAATCTCACAGACTTTACTACCCGTTTCACTTTTGTCATCGATTCTCAAAATAGAAGTTCTTATGGAGATGGGTTGACCTTCTTTTTGGCGCCTCAGGGTTCAATGATTCCGGTGAACGCAACGAGAGGAGGATCTTTGGGTCTTGCAAATGATGATGAGCGATTATATTCAACATCCAATCCGTTTGTTGCAGTTGAGTttgatatttatgaaaattaccATGATCCGCCCGGCGTTCGTGAACATGTAGGTATCGACCTCAACTCTTTGCAATCTTTGAAAACTGTGAAATGGTGGAGTGATGTCAAGGGTGGAAGAAGGAACGACGCATGGATCAATTATAATTCTAGCACAAAGAATTTGACAGTTGAATTCACTGGTTTTAGAAATGGTACCAATGTGAAGCAGTACCTCGACTATAAAGTCGATTTGAGGCTTTATTTACCTGAGTTTGTAACTTTCGGTTTCTCAGGAGCAACTGGAAATGCAACTGCAACTCATACAATTAACTCGTGGGAGTTCAGATCAAGCTTAGAAGACCGTGATTCAACTAGTACAGGAATAGCAGTAAACCCAAATCTTTCTGCCGGTAGGAAGAGCAGCAAAACAGGAGTGGCAGTGGGATTGGGTATTGGTGGCGGTGTGTTAATTGCTGGGTTGATTTTGGTTGGGCTGGGTTGCTTTGGTAGGAACAAAGATGggaaagatgaagaagaaaatatggaTGATGAATTTCAGAGAGGAACTGGACCTAAGAAGTTTTCGTATAAGCGATTAGCAAGCGCTACAGATAATTTCAATGATGAAAACAAGTTAGGACAGGGAGGTTTCGGCGGGGTTTATAAAGGATTTTTAAGGGACGAAAACTCTTATATTGCAGTTAAGAAGGTTTCCAAAGAGTCTAAACAAGGGATAAGGGAGTATGCATCAGAAGTCAAAATCATTAGTAGATTGAGGCATAGAAATCTGGTGCAACTTCTGGGTTGGTGCCATGAGAAAAAGaatcttcttcttgtttatgaatttatgCCTAATGGCAGCTTGGATTTCCTTCTTTTCAAAGGAGAAAGCTTATTGCCATGGGAGCTGAGGTACAAAATTGTTCAAGATTTAGCTTCAGGATTACTGTATTTGCACGAAGAATGGGAACAATGTGTATTGCATAGGGATATCAAATCGAGCAACATTATGTTAGATTCAAATTTCAATGCTAAGCTTGGGGATTTCGGGTTAGCTACATTTATTGACCATGAAAAAGGGTCACATGCTACCGGTTTAGCTGGAACTCAGGGCTACATGGCTCCTGAATgcctcaaaacaagaaagaCCAGCAAGGAATCAGATGTTTTCAGTTTCGGTGTAGTTGCACTGGAAATTGCATGCGGAAGAAAATCAATAGAGCACCAGTATGAGGAGGATCAAGTTTCATTGGTACCTTGGGTTTGGGAGTCATATAGAAATAAAAGACTTCTGGATACAGCTGATAAGAAATTATGTATGAATTTTGACAAGAAACAGATGGAGTGTCTGATCCTTGTGGGGCTGTTGTGTGCTCACCCAGACCGTAATCAGAGACCATCCATAAGGcaagttattaaatttcttaattttgagtTAGCATTGCCGGATCTTCAACCAAGTATGCCTGCTTCCACTTATGTTCATACGCTTTATACGGCTGCACTAGTCGATTCAGGCCATGCGCCTTCTCAGTCTTTGACTATTCTACGTTAA